Genomic segment of Desulfocurvibacter africanus subsp. africanus DSM 2603:
GCAGAGCATTTTCAAAAGCAAAATGCTCTAGCTCCTCATGGACGCCAACTCCACTCCCGCGTCGTTTGCAAGCGAGCCCCAAAAGCCTTGCGATTCCCGCTATAACGACCCTGCCGGGCATGGGCTTTCATGTCCATGCCCGCGCCGACATTGCCTTGCCGTGAATTTCCGGTAGTATCTGAATCCCGGCTTTCAGGCATTAGAACGGCCACGTCAGCCGGAATGCACTCTAACGGCAAGGAGGCCCTATGCAGCACCGCACCGCCTTGACTCTCGAAGATCTGCGCCTGCTCTTGGAAAATCCTGACCCGGTCAAGGTTTCCATATACATGCCTACGCACCGCCGAGGCCCGGAGACACAGCAGGACTCCATCCGCTTCAAGAACCTGCTGGCTCAGGCCAAGGAGGAACTCCAGAGCCGGGGCATGCGCGATGTGGATTCATTCCTCAAGCCGGCGGCCGATCTCCAGGGCGATCCGACCTTCTGGAACTTCATGGATACGGGCCTGGCCCTGTTCCGCTCCGAGAGCATGTTCATGGCCCTCAAGCTGCCACTGGAGTTCGTTGACTTGGCCGCGATCAATGACCGCTTCCACTTGAAGCAGGTCTTTCCCTATTTTCGCGGCAGCGGCCATTTCTACATGCTGGCCCTGAGTGACAACGATGTGCGGCTCTATCGCTGCACTCGCTATGGATCGGAGGAGATCGAGGTGGACGGCATGCCCAAGAGCATGTCCGAGGCGTTATGGCATGACGAGACCGAGAAAACGCACACAGAAGTTGGCCCAGGCCGCAATGTCAGGGCCGATCGCCGCATGGTGTTTTTCTATAGCGGCGGCGCCGACGCGAATTTCACGGAAAATAAGAAATCCCGTTTTCTGAAGGAAGTGGACCGGCGCCTCCATGAATTCCTGCGCGACAAGCGAGCTCCTTTGCTGCTGGCCGGGGTGGAGGAGGTCCTGCCCGTGTACAAGGCGGCCAATACCTATCCTTATCTGCTCGACGCTATCGTGACTGGCAATCCCGACCGGGTGGACCCGGAAAATCTGCGCAAGCGGGCCTGGGAGATTGTCGAGCCCATCTTCACGCGCAAGGTGCAGGAGAATCGGGACCGCTTCGCCCAGTTCCTGGGCACCGGGCTGGCCAGCGACAGGCTGGAGGCCGTGGCCACCGCCGCCTACTACGGCCGCGTGGATTCACTCTTCGTGGCCCGAGGCGTGCGGGTCTGGGGCCGCATGGATAACGATACCCAGGTCATGGAGATACATGGAGCCTATCAACCCGGCGACCAGGACCTGCTGGATTACGCCGCGGCCTGGACCCTGCTCAAGGGCGGGGCCGTGTATGCCCTTCCGCCGGGCGAGATTCCGGGGGGCGGACAGATCGCGGCGGTCTTCCGTTTCTGATCGCTTTCCATTTTCCATCGGCAAATGCAAACGGGGAGGGCAAGGGCCCTCCCCGTTTCATATCGCTTATCCAACGTCAGGCTTGTCCGGGGCTGGTTCCCGTCCGGCCTCGCGCTTCGGGGAGCCGCTTGCCTGCTCTTGCGTCTGGCTGTCCGCGAAGCGCAGTGCGCCCTTGATGAAGTCGCGCGGCCTGGCGCGGGATGTGATGGAGCTCCTCGAACTCATGGTGTCCTCCGTTGCGTGCGCGGTCGTGCGGGCTACGACAGCAGCCGGCCGAGCTGGTAGATCGCCGTGGCCATGGCAAAGGCCAGGGCTGTGTTGAAGATCGTTGAGAAGGCGGCCCAGCGCCAGGAGGATTCCTTGGCCATGGCCACCACGGTCACGAAGCATGGCGCGTACAGGAGCACGAAGACGATGAGGCTTATGGCCGTTATGGCGGACCACTGCGGGTCGGTGGCCAGGCGCTCGGACAACGGCTCGGCCTCCTCGGCTTCCACTTCGCCCAGGGAATAGGCCGTGCCCAGAGTGGAGACGATGACTTCCTTCGCCGCCACGCCGCCCACCAAGGCGATGTTGGTGCGCCAGTCGAAGCCGGCCAACTTGCTCACGGGTTCCAGCGCGCCGCCTACGCGGCCGGCGAGGGAATGGCGCAGGGCGGCCTGGGCTTCCCGGTTGTCGATCTCGACCAGGCGTTCTTCGAGAGCTGCCTCGGCGTCCGCCATGGTCTGCGTCTCGGCCACGGCCTGCTCGCGCATGGTTTCGAATCCGGCAGCGCGCTCGGCGGGCAGCTCGGGGTAGGTCATGGCCGCCCACAACAGGATGGAAATAGCCAGGATCACTGTGCCGGCCTTGCGGATGTAAGCCCAGGTTCGCTCGAAGGAATGGGTCAACACGCCGCGCAGGGTGGGCAGGCGGTAGGGCGGCAGCTCCATGACGAAGGGAGTGGATTCGCCGCGCAGCAGCGTGGAGCGCAGGGCCCACGAGACCAGCAGGGCCATGGCCCAGGCGAACATGGTGATGGCGAACATGGTCATGGCGGCGTTTTCCGGGAAAAAGGCCGCCACGAGCAGCACGAAGACCGGAATCTTGGCGCCGCAGGTCATGAAGGGCGCGGTGAGCAGGGTGGCCAGCTTCTCCTTGGGGCTCTTGAGGGTGCGCGTGGCCATGATGCCGGGCACGGCGCAGCCGCCGGCTATGCCGCCCGAGATGACGAAGGGCATGACCGAGCAACCGTGCAGGCCGAAGATGCGGAACACGCGGTCGAGCATGTAGGCCATGCGGGCCATGTAGCCCAGGTCCTCCAAAGCCGAGACCATAAGGAACATGATCAGGATGAGCGGCACGAAGCCCATGACGCCGCCCACACCATCGATGACGCCGGAGACCAGCATGGAGCGCAGGGGGCCTTCGGCCATGGCGTTTCCGACGGTGTCGCTCAGCAGGCCGAAGCCCGCCTCCAGCCAACCCATGGGGTATTCGCCCAAAGTGAAGGTAAGTTTGAACATGCCGTAGAGCACGGCCAGCATGATGAGCGGGCCGAAGACGCGGTGCGTGAGCACCCGGTCCACCTTGTCCGTGATGTCGATGCGCTCGCGCAGGGAGTCGCGCTCCAGCACGCCCTGCTTGAGCAGCGCGGAGATGAAGCCGTAGCGGTAATCGGCTATGATGGCGTCGGGATAGGCGTTGAGCGTCTTCTGGCAGTGATCCGAGAGCTTGGAGACCATGGCTTCCAGCTCCTTGGAAACCTCGGGCGCGGCCTTGCGCCCCTCGGCCACGACCTGCTCGTCGCCCTCGATATACTTGATGGCCGTCCAGCGCGCGGG
This window contains:
- the feoB gene encoding ferrous iron transport protein B, encoding MAENVTIALAGNPNSGKTTMFNALTGSRQRVGNYPGVTVERKEGSVILNGLHADVVDLPGCYSLTAYSMEELVARKVLVEERPDVVVHVMDATVLERSLYLGVQLLEMGVPVVLALNMMDETKKRGLRINAAKLSKLLGVPVVETVGRTGQGKKELLQEAINHANQRKRQWLPLELSYGPDVDHALLDMTTRINAAGLFTDRQPARWTAIKYIEGDEQVVAEGRKAAPEVSKELEAMVSKLSDHCQKTLNAYPDAIIADYRYGFISALLKQGVLERDSLRERIDITDKVDRVLTHRVFGPLIMLAVLYGMFKLTFTLGEYPMGWLEAGFGLLSDTVGNAMAEGPLRSMLVSGVIDGVGGVMGFVPLILIMFLMVSALEDLGYMARMAYMLDRVFRIFGLHGCSVMPFVISGGIAGGCAVPGIMATRTLKSPKEKLATLLTAPFMTCGAKIPVFVLLVAAFFPENAAMTMFAITMFAWAMALLVSWALRSTLLRGESTPFVMELPPYRLPTLRGVLTHSFERTWAYIRKAGTVILAISILLWAAMTYPELPAERAAGFETMREQAVAETQTMADAEAALEERLVEIDNREAQAALRHSLAGRVGGALEPVSKLAGFDWRTNIALVGGVAAKEVIVSTLGTAYSLGEVEAEEAEPLSERLATDPQWSAITAISLIVFVLLYAPCFVTVVAMAKESSWRWAAFSTIFNTALAFAMATAIYQLGRLLS